DNA sequence from the Juglans microcarpa x Juglans regia isolate MS1-56 chromosome 5S, Jm3101_v1.0, whole genome shotgun sequence genome:
TCCGGCAATGACCTCTCTGGGGAAATCCCACCTGAGATATCGTCTCTCCGGCGCCTCCTCCGCCTCGACCTATCCGACAACAACCTCCGCGGCGTTGTTCCTAAAGAGCTGTGCCGGTTGAAGCGGCTAATCACCCTTCGGTTACAGAACAATGCGCTCTCTGGGACGGTTCCTGACCTCTCCGTCTCCCTGCTGAATCTCAGGGAGCTGAACTTGACGAGCAATGAGTTGTACGGACGCTTGCCCGACGGTTTACTGAAGAAATTCGGCAAGGATATATTTTCAGGGAACGAAGGTCTGTGTGGATCGAGGCCCTTTCCCGCTTGCTCGTTCAGCAGAACTCCTCCGGCATCCGCTTCTACTCAGACCGTAACGTCGAACCCGAGCTCGTTGCCACAAGCGCCTGCAACAAGTCATGGCAAAAGAGGATCGCGAAACGGACTAAGTACCGGTGCTATAGTGGCCATTGTAATAGCGAACTGCGTGGCGTTGTTGGTGGTGGTGTCGTTCGTCCTCGCGTATTACTGTGCGAGAGACCGGAGTTTGTCTGGTTCTATAGCGGACAACGATAGcgggaagaggaggaggaggagtggGAGTAGCTATGGTGGGAGCGAGAAGAAGGTGTATGCCAGCAATGAAGGTGAAGATAGCTGCAGCGATGCCACAAACGCCACAGACCGAAGCAAGCTTGTGTTTTACGATAGGAGGAAGCAGTTTGTGCTTGAGGATTTGCTCCGGGCATCGGCGGAGATGCTCGGGAAAGGAAGCCTGGGGACAGTGTATAGGGCGGTGCTCGATGATGGGTGCATCATGGCCGTGAAGCGACTTAAGGACGCGAACCCGTGTGAGAGGAAGGAGTTTGAGCAGTATATGGATGTGATCGGGAAGCTTAAGCATCCAAATATTGTGAAGTTTAGAGCTTATTACTATGCCAAGGAGGAGAAGCTTCTTGTCTATGATTATCTTTCCAATGGGAGCTTACATTCACTTCTTCATGGtcagtgttttattttttcaatcattggATTATAAACTTGCTTCTAACAGTAATTTAGTCggctgtaaaaataaactcataaatagGTGGAGtgatttggatttagagataagttgagatagattgagatggtttatgaatagtagaaaaaaagttgaattatttattatattttatatgaaaatttgagaaatatgttttgggatttaaaaaagttgaattattgattatattttgtataaaaatttgaaaaaattgtaataatgcgatgagataagttgagatgagttgaagtggattttgaatgcaaacgaagCCTTTTGATGGGTACGtcatattgtaataatatatataatatatatatatatataatatatacttacTGATTTTTTACGGTAACAAAATTCATCAATACTATgcatatatttcatttcaataatatttaatttgtgtggttcttggattttttatttgtggAATTTAGGTAATCGGGGTCCGGGGAGAATCCCTTTGGATTGGACTACGAGGATCAGCTTGGTGCTAGGAGCGGCTCGAGGACTAGCAAAGATTCATGAAGACTACAGCGTATCCAAAATACCTCATGGGAATGTGAAATCTTCGAATGTGCTACTCGACAAGAACGGCGTTGCATGCATTTCAGATTTCGGGCTCTCGCTGCTTATAAATCCGGTTCATGCCATTGCAAGATTAGGAGGATACAGGGCTCCTGAGCAGGCAGAAATCAAGAGGCTGTCTCAAAAGGCAGATGTGTACAGCTTTGGGGTATTGTTGTTGGAGGTTCTTACAGGGAGAGCTCCGTCCCAGTACCCTTCACCAAGTCGGCCACGCGTGGACGAAGATCAGGATCATGAGGCTGTGGACCTTCCCAAATGGGTTCGATCGGTCGTGAAGGAAGAATGGACTGCTGAAGTGTTTGACCAAGAACTCTTAAGGTACAAGAACATTGAGGAAGAACTCTTGTCAATGCTCCATGTGGGGTTGGCCTGTGTAGTGCCACAGCCCGAAAAGAGGCCAACAATGGCAGAAGTGGCGAAGATGATAGAGGTCATCAGGGTGGAGCAGTCTCCTCTCGGGGAGGATTATGACGAATCCCGCAATTCACTTTCACCTTCACTTGCCACCACTGAAGATGGACTCGCTTGATGCCCATCTCTTTGTTTCAAGTGCTTCAGTAACTATGCGCCAATATTAAATTGATGAGCTCCCGTTGCGTGGTTGTTTCTATCCTCATTCATGTCCTGATCTATTTTCATTTGCAGTTTCTCGCTGCAAATTCTGGCTGTTGCAGACTCTTATCAGAGTTCTTTGTAATATTTGTAAGCTTTATGTGCTCTTCTCCACAAGCCAACAGTTAGTCCTATTTAGTCTTCTGATGTTGTGTAATTTAGTAATTTTGTTCCTTAGTTATTCTAAAAACCAGATTCCGAAGAATGGTGGCTGTCCAAgcagctttatttatttatgaagccttgttgtattttgataacattgaaaatatctGGATTAGAAtaatgaaaatactcaaagctTGAAATAAATTTGTAAGTAGTCCGGACTCCTAAAGCATAATGGAGGTTCTGCGTAATCTGGCCGGTTCTTACGTACAAGATCAACGGATAGAAAATTGAGGGTCTTGCACCAACAGAACAACTAAAATTTAAGTTATTTGAAACTGAAACATGGATGCAAAAATTCGACTCTAGATCAAAAGGTTTTGTTCAGCAATTTGATACCAACACCACAACAGATAGAATGAAGATTTTATCGTACC
Encoded proteins:
- the LOC121268181 gene encoding leucine-rich repeat receptor-like protein kinase PXC1, with product MNNPFLLPLSSALALAFFTLSLCVPNDTDVLTRFRLQADAHGQLNSNWTGGDACAASWRGVHCSSNNKRVVVLSLPSLNLRGPLKSLAPLDQLRLLDLHNNRLNGTVSPLTNCTNLKFIYLSGNDLSGEIPPEISSLRRLLRLDLSDNNLRGVVPKELCRLKRLITLRLQNNALSGTVPDLSVSLLNLRELNLTSNELYGRLPDGLLKKFGKDIFSGNEGLCGSRPFPACSFSRTPPASASTQTVTSNPSSLPQAPATSHGKRGSRNGLSTGAIVAIVIANCVALLVVVSFVLAYYCARDRSLSGSIADNDSGKRRRRSGSSYGGSEKKVYASNEGEDSCSDATNATDRSKLVFYDRRKQFVLEDLLRASAEMLGKGSLGTVYRAVLDDGCIMAVKRLKDANPCERKEFEQYMDVIGKLKHPNIVKFRAYYYAKEEKLLVYDYLSNGSLHSLLHGNRGPGRIPLDWTTRISLVLGAARGLAKIHEDYSVSKIPHGNVKSSNVLLDKNGVACISDFGLSLLINPVHAIARLGGYRAPEQAEIKRLSQKADVYSFGVLLLEVLTGRAPSQYPSPSRPRVDEDQDHEAVDLPKWVRSVVKEEWTAEVFDQELLRYKNIEEELLSMLHVGLACVVPQPEKRPTMAEVAKMIEVIRVEQSPLGEDYDESRNSLSPSLATTEDGLA